The following is a genomic window from Streptomyces lincolnensis.
CACGGCTCTGGGGGGCGGCGGGGTGGGCATGTCTCTCCTGACAACACACTGGGTGGAAACAGTTTCAGAAAACGTCTTCTACCGTAGATCTGCCGGTGATGGGTGGTCAATCGACGGGATCGGCTGGGGCGAGGGGTCGACGGGGGCTCTGCCGGCTGACGCTCCCTGGCGTCGCCAAGCGCGTTTCCGGTGACAACAACCGGTTCCCGAAGTGAGGCCGTGGCAAACGGCCCGGCCCGGGCCTCGTCCTTGATGCGGTTCAGGCTGCGTCCCACCGGCCCTGTTCGGCCGGTCGGCCCGTGACGTCGAGGTTACACAGTCTTTTCGAAAATTCGTCAAGGCTCTTGACGCCGTTTCCGGACAGGGTCGAAGCTCTGCCCCAACGTTCAGCAACCGGTTGCTAGACCGGGTCGAAGCAACAGAGCAGGAGGTGGTGCGATCATGCGCCCCCATGCCGGTGCCCCCATGAGCCGCCGCCGATTTCTCTCCCTCTCCGCCGCCGGCGCGGTGGGCGGCGCGGCGGCCCTGAGCGGCTGTGCGATGCAGGTGTCCAGCGGGGTCGGCGGCGGCTCGGGCGAGACCATCACGATGATGGTCAAGGCGGACGACATCACCCCGGACCTGGTCCAGCAGGCCCTGAAGGACACCGGTATCGCGATCAAGCGGGTCGACTTCGACATCACCAAGCTGATCGCGATGCTCACCAGCGGCAACCCGCCGGACCTGGTGCGCGGTGTGGGAGCCGTGGACGCGGCGTACTTCGCGGCCCGGGAGGTGATGGAGGACCTCGACCCGTACTTCGCCAAAAGCGCCGTGCTCAAGCGGGACGACCTCGACCCGGTCAACGACCTGTGGCGCTTCGATGGCAGGACGCAGGGCAAGGGCCCGCGGTACGGCATGGCGAAGGACTTCTCCCAGGACTCCATGTACTGGTACAACACCTCGGCCTTCGACAGGCACGGGGTCGCCTATCCGGCGGAGCTGGAACCGACCACGTACGAGGAGTGGCTGGAGACCGCCCAGCGCCTGGTCCAGCGGTCCAAGGGGCAGACGAGCCTCTTCGGCGGCACCTACAACGGTCTGCTCAAGGCCACCCTCATGTCGACCCTGACGGCGTCGGCCGGCGGCAGCCTCTTCAGCGACGACTTCTCCCGGATCGACTTCACCACCCCCGAGGCCCGCAAGGCCCTGGGCTGGTACATCGAGTACTGCAAGCTCAAGGTCGGGGCGAGCCCGATCATGCCCGACCCCAACGGCTGGGACGGGCCCACCTACCAGGCCGGACGGCTGGCCATGTGCAACTCCGGCTACTGGATGGGCGGCATGATCGCCACCGACGAGAAGCTGGCGGAGGTCTCCCGGCTCGCCCCCACCCCGGTCTTCGAGGGCGGTCCGCGGGTCAGCGCCTGCCAGGCCGGCACCGGACTGTGGATGCCGAAGAAGGCCCCCCACAAGGACGCCGCCTGGCGGATCTTCGAGTGGTACTTCGGCGAGGCACCGGCCAAGGCCCGCGCCTCCGGCGGCTGGGGCATCCCGACCCTGAAGTCCCTGCGCCCGCTGATGCCGGCGAAGGCGGAGCACCAGAAGCGCGTGCTGAAGGTGCAGGAGAACGAGCTGAAGCACTTCTCGGTGGTGGCCTTCTCCCCGTACACCACGGGCGATTCCTTCGAGGCCCTCTTCAACCAGGTCGCCCCGGCCGCGATGACGGGCGAGATCTCCGTCGACACCCTCGCCGGACGACTCAACTCGGTGCTCAACGAGCAGCTCAAGCGCGGCAAGGAGCAGGTCGGATGACGGTCGATCAGATGTCCACGGTCGCGGACCGGCCCCGTGCCACCGCGTCGGCCGGCCGGACCCGGTCCGCGGGCCGGGCCGGGGCCACGATGACCGCGCGCAGACACCGGGCGTTCTACATGTTCGTCGCGCCGTGGATCGTCGGGTTCCTGCTGCTGACCATCGTGCCGATGGCGTACGCGCTGTGGCTGAGCTTCACCACGTTCGACGGTATCTCCCCGAACTGGCACTACGTCGGCCTCGGCAACTACCGCGAGCTGATGAACGACTCGGTGACCTGGGACTCCCTGGGTCGCGCGGGGCTGTTCGCGGTGGTCTCGGTGCCGCTGTCGATCGTCGCGGGCCTGGGCCTGGCCGTCCTGGTCAACCGGCCGATCAGGGCCCGCGGGCTGTTCCGCACCCTGCTGTATCTGCCGGCGGTGGTGCCGCCGGTCGGCGCCGGTATCGCCTTCAAGAACCTCTTCGACCAGAACGCCGGTGCCACCAACGGCGTCCTGACGTTCTTCGGCTTCGACGCCATCGGCTGGCTCGCCGACCCCTACGCCCGCTACGTGCTCATCATGACGGTGCTCTGGGGCGCCGGAAACATCATGATCATCTCGCTGGCGGGGCTCCAGGACGTGCCCCGCGAACTCCACGAGGCGGCCCGCATCGACGGCGCGAGCGCCTGGCGGACCTTCCGCAGCATCACCGTGCCCCTGCTGTCACCGGTCCTGCTCTTCCAGACCGTGACCGGGGTGATCGCCTCCGTCCAGACGATCATGCCGATGCTGCTGGCACCCCTCGCCACCACCGGCGGCCTCACCACGGTCCCGCAGTCCAACTACACGTACATGATCCACGTGTTCTCGCAGTACTTCGCGCTCGGCCGCTACGGCTACGCCTCCGCACTCCTGTGGGTGCTCTTCGTCCTGATCCTCATCGCGACCGGTCTCATCTTCAGGTTCACGTCCGGTGTGGTGTTCTACAACGTCGACCCGGAGGCGAAGAAGTGACCGCCACCAGCCTGACCCCCAAGTCCCCGGTCCGCGTGCGGATACGCGCCAACCGCCTCATCCTCTACACGGTCCTGGTCGCCGTCACCGGACTGTTCCTCGGCCCCTTCGGCTGGCTGGTGCTCACCGGTCTGAAGACCCCGGCCGAACTCGCCTCCGCCCCCGTGCACTGGGTGCCCGCGCACATCCAGTGGCACAACTTCGCCGACGCCTTCGACCTCATCGACTTCCTCGGCTACGCCCGCAACTCCCTGATCATCGCCTTTGTCTACGCCGGTCTGGTCACCCTCAGCTCCGCCTGGGTCGGCTACGGCTTCGCCCGGCTGTCCGCGCCCGGCAAGAAGACGCTGTTCGGCATCCTCATCGGCTCGATGATGCTGCCCCAGATGATCACCCTGCTGCCCACCTACCTGATCTTCGCCAAGCTCGGCATGGTCGACACGTACTGGCCGTGGGTGCTGTGGGGCCTGTCCTCCGCCCCCTATCTGGTCTTCCTGTTCCGCCAGTTCTTCGCCGGGCTGCCCCGCGAGCTGGAGGAGGCCGCGATCGTCGACGGCTGCGGCTACGGCACGATCTTCTGGCGGATCTTCCTGCCGCAGTCCTGGCCGGTGCTGTCCGCGAGCTTCGTGATCGCCTTCACCTGGACCTGGGGCGACTACATCGCCCCGCAGTTGCTGCTCTCCACCGACAGGTCCACCCTCGCCGTCGCCGTCATGACGACCTATGTCTCCTCGGCCGGCACGCCCATCACCAACCTCCAGGCCGCGGCCTCCGTGATGTACGTCGTGCCGATCCTGCTGATCTTCCTCGTCGCCCAGCGCGGCTTCGTCGCCGGCATGTCGACCTCGGGCCTCAAGTAGCCCCTCCTCCCCATCCGTTGCAAGGAGCTCCGTATGAACACGCCCCTGTCCCGCCGTACCGCTCTCCAGGCCGCCGGTGTCGTCGCTGCCGCCGGTTTGGCCGGCAGCATCGCGGGCACCGCACAAGCCGCCGCGGCGGACGAGACCGGCACCACCGGCGACAGCGTGGTCGTCCACCCGACCCTTCCCCAGGTGCCTGTCAACAACTCCTTCACCGTCAAGGTCCGGCCGCTCGGCGGCACCTGGCAGAAGCTCGGTGTCCACCTCGCCAAGCTCGCACTGATCGACGCGACCACCGGCAGCAACAGAGCCCAGAACTCCTCCTGGGCCGCCTTCGACTTCTCCGGCACCGTCGAGGTCGAGGTCACGTACAACCCCGGCGGCGGCGAGACGTTCCGCATCCGCCCGGACTCGTACGGCATCAAGCCCGAGGTGCTCGGCAGCACCGCGCGCTTCACCCTGGACCGGCCCCGCAACGTCGTCGTCCAGGTCGACGACAAGATCTTCGACTGCCTGCACCTGTTCGCGAACCCGATCGAGCAGGACGTGCCCGCCGAGGGCGACAAGAAGGTCATGTACTTCGGGCCCGGGCTGCACACCACCGCCGACCGGTTGCTGAAGGTGCCCAGCGGCACCACCGTCTATCTGGCCGCCGGTGCCGTCCTCACCTCACAGGTGATCTTCGAGAACGTGGAGAACTCCCGGCTCATCGGCCGCGGCGTGCTCTACAACTCTCCCAACGGGGCGCTCTTCATCCGCAAGACCGAGAACGTCACCATCGACGGCATCACGATCCTCAACCCCCGCTACGAGAACGTTCGGGTCGCCGAGTCGCGGAACCTCACCATCAAGAACCTGCGCGCCTTCAGTCACCAGGGCTGGGGCGACGGCATCCAGCTCTACTGCTCCGAGAACGTCACGATCGACGGCTGCTTCCTGCGCACGTCCGACGACTGCGTCGCCCTGTACACCCACCGCTGGGACTTCTACGGCGACACCCGCAACATCACGGTCAAGAACTGCTCGCTCTGGGCCGACGTCGCCCACCCGATCAACATCGGCGTGCACGGCAACTCCGAGAACCCGGAGATGCTGGAGAACCTGACCTACGAGAACATCGACATCCTCGACCACCGCGAGCCGCAGGTGACCTACCAGGGCGCCATCGCCTTCATGGTCGGCGACAGCAACCTCGTCCGGGACGTCAGGTTCGACAACATCCGAGTGGAGGACTTTCGCTGGGGCCAGCTCGTCCACATGCGGGTCGAGTACAACCCGAAGTACAACACCTCGGCAGGCCGCGGCATCGAGAACGTCTACATCAAGGACCTCAGCTACAACGGCAAGAACGCCGACCTCTCGATCATCGCCGGCCTCGACGCGGACCACGCCATCAAGGACGTCACCTTCGAGAACCTCAGCGTCAACGGCAGGGTCATACGCGACAGCGGGGGCAAGCCCGGCTGGTTCCTGGCCTCGGACGGCGTGCCCATGTTCACCAACGAGCACGTCACGAACCTCAAGTTCCTGACCACCGCCGAGGCGGCCGCCGCGTCATGAGAGATTCCGCGCTTCCCGCCCCGAGCCGCCGGGGATTCCTCGGCGGCACGGCGGCCCTGCTGCTGGTGGCGGGCGCGAGCGGACTGCTCGCCCCCGGCACCGCCCGCGCCGCCGCGCCGAACACCACCGGCGCCCGCGCCTTCGCACACCCCGGCCTCCTGCACAGCGCCGCCGACCTCGCCCGGATGAAGGCCGCGGTCACCGCCCAACAGGCACCGGTCTACGACGGCTACCTCGCGTTCGCCGCGCACGCCCGCTCCAAGGCCACGTACACCGTCCAGAACACCGGCCAGATCACCTCCTGGGGCCGCGGTCCCGCGAACTTCCAGAACCAGGCTCCCGCCGACGCGGCCGCCGCCTACCAGAACGCCCTGATGTGGGCCGTCACGGGCAACCGCGCCCACGCCGACAAGGCCCGCGACATCCTCGACGCGTGGTCGGCCTCCCTCACCGCGATCACCGGCGCCGACGGCCCGCTCGGCGCGGGCCTCCAGGCCTTCAAGTTCGTCAACGCGGCCGAGCTGCTGCGGCACACCGGCTACGACGGCTGGGCCGAGGCGGACATCGCCCGCTGCGAGCGGTCCTTTCTCGACGTCTGGTATCCGGCCGTCTCCGGTTACATGCTCTACGCCAACGGCAACTGGGACCTGACGGCCCTTCAGACCATCGCCGCCATCGGCGTGTTCTGCGAGCGGCCCACCCTCTTCGAGGACGCCCTGCGCTTCGCCGCGGCAGGCGCGGGCAACGGCAGCATCGCCCACCGCATCGTCACCGACGCCGGCCAGGGCCAGGAGTCCGGCCGCGACCAGGGCCACGAACAGCTTGCCGCCGGTCTGACCGGCGACCTCGCCCAGGTCGCCTGGAACCAGGGCGTCGACCTGTGGGGCCACGACGACCACCGCATCCTCGCGAACTTCGAGTACGCGGCCCGCTACAACCTCGGCGGCGACGTCCCCTTCACCCCCGACCTCGACCGCACCGGCAAGTACATCAAGACGACCGTCTCCGACAAGGTCCGCGGCACCCTGCCCCCGATCTACGAGATGGCCTACGCCCACTACGCCGGCGTCCGCGGCCTCGACACCCCGTACACCGAGGCCGCCGTCTTCCGCGGCACCGGCGGCACCCGCCTGGTCGAGGGCGGCAACGACGACCTGCCCGGCTGGGGCACCTTCACCTACGCCGGCACCGAGGCACCCGCGCCGACCGTGCCCACCGCGCCCGCCGGCGTCACGGCCGTCGGCACCGGCGAGGACATCACCGTCGGCTGGCTGCCGTCCACGGGGGCGAGCACGTACAGCGTCCGCCGGGCCACCGCGCCCGAGGGCCCGTACGAGGAGATCGCCACCGGCCTCGGCACACCGACGTACACCGACCGCGGGATCCGCCCGGGACGGACGTACCACTACACCGTCACCGCGGCCAACTCCCGGGGCGGCAGCGGCGATTCGGTGCCCGCGTCCGCCTCCGCCGGGCTGCCCGAACCGTGGGCGACCCGGGACGTCGGCGCGGTGAGGATCCCCGGGGCGGCCGTCTTCGACGGGGAGCGGTTCGTGCTGGAGGCGTCCGGCACCGCCGACACCTACCGCCTGGTCCACCTGCCCCTGTCCGGCGACGGCACGGTCACCGCGCGGATCGTGTGGCCGCTCAGCTCGCAGTACTCCAAGATCGGCGTCACCGTCCGGGCCGGCCTCGACGCGGACGCGGCGCACGCCTCGATGCTGATCCAGGGACTGCCACTGCACACCTGGAGCGGTGTGTGGAGCGTCCGCGAAAGGGCCGGAGCCGCCGTCTCCGGCACCGGCAGCACCCCGGTGCCGCCCTCCCAGCAGGACGCGATCACCGTCAACGCGTCCTTCCCGATCTCCAGCCTCGGCACACTGCCGGAATCGGCGACCCCGCTGGAGGCGCCGTACGTGGAGGGCGCGGGCGACGGCTACCGGCTGCGCACGCCGTACTGGGTGCGGGTGACCCGCAAGGGCCGCCGCTGCACCGGCGCCATCTCCCCGGACGGCATCCGCTGGGCCGAAGTGGGCACCACCGAGGTGGAGTTGGGCCGCACCGCCCACGCGGGCCTGGTCCTCACCTCCTGCCTCGGCGTCGACGAGGCGTACGCCGAGACCGGCACCGGCGCCTTCGACAACGTCAGCGTGACCTCGGCGTACGGCGGCGAGGTCTGGGCCGTGCCCAAGCCCGCCCGTGCCGCCGGGGACCTCGGGGCGGCCGGCGGTGCCGACGCCGTCGAGCTGGCCTGGACCGACCCGGACCCGTCCGCCCGGTACAAGGTGCTGCGCGCCACCGAAGCCGACGGCCCCTACGTGACGGTCGCGACGGGCATCGGCCCGGTCGGCTCCGGCACCCGCATCCGGTACGCGGACGCCACCGGCACGCCCGGGACGACGTACCACTACGCCGTCGCCAAGACCAACACCTCCGGACGCGGACCGCTCTCGGACTCCGCCTCCGCCGTCATGCCGACTCCGGCCGTGCCCCAACTCACGTCCGCCAGAACGGCGTTCGCCAACAAGGGCGTCACCTTCAAGCACCTGCTGCGCGGCTCCCACGAGCCCGTACGGTTCGCCGCCGACGGCCTGCCCGACGGGCTGCGCCTCGACAAGCGCACCGGACTGATCTCCGGAACGCCCACCGAGACGGGCGAGTTCACCGTCCGCACCGGCGCGGGCAACGCGGCGGGCGACGGCACCGGCACGCTCACCCTCACCGTCGGCACACCCCCGCCCGCCCCCTGGACCTACGGCGACCTCGGTGACGTGGTCCTCGACGAGCGCGCCTTCGGGACCCTCGGCGTGGTCGCGATCCGCGCCCCCGGCTCCACGTCGTGTGCCGACGGCACCTTCACCGTGCGCGGCGCCGGGGTCGACCTGAGCGTCAACAACCAAGGAATGACAGGGCAGTTCGTACGACGGCCCGTCACCGGTGACTGCGAGGTCACCGCCCGGCTGGTCTCCCGCACCGGGGCCACGGCCGACCGGGTGGGGCTGTTGATGGCCAAGTCGCTCTCACCGTTCGACCAGGCGGCCGGCGTGATCGTCACCGGCGGCACCACCGGGCAGCTGATGCTGCGGCCCACCGTGGCCGGTGCCTCGGCCTTCTCCGGCACCACGACCGTTCAACTGCCCCTGCTGCTGCGGCTGAAGCGCACCGGGACCGCGTTCGCCGCAGCGATCTCCACCGACGAGGGCACCACCTGGACCGACCTGGCCTCCGGTCAGATCCCCGGGTTCGGCGACGCCCCCTACCACGTGGGCCTCGTGGTCTGCTCCCGCAGCCCGCTGGCCCTCGGCACCGCGCAGTTCGAAGAGGTGAGCATCACCCCCATCTGATTCCCC
Proteins encoded in this region:
- a CDS encoding extracellular solute-binding protein, which codes for MRPHAGAPMSRRRFLSLSAAGAVGGAAALSGCAMQVSSGVGGGSGETITMMVKADDITPDLVQQALKDTGIAIKRVDFDITKLIAMLTSGNPPDLVRGVGAVDAAYFAAREVMEDLDPYFAKSAVLKRDDLDPVNDLWRFDGRTQGKGPRYGMAKDFSQDSMYWYNTSAFDRHGVAYPAELEPTTYEEWLETAQRLVQRSKGQTSLFGGTYNGLLKATLMSTLTASAGGSLFSDDFSRIDFTTPEARKALGWYIEYCKLKVGASPIMPDPNGWDGPTYQAGRLAMCNSGYWMGGMIATDEKLAEVSRLAPTPVFEGGPRVSACQAGTGLWMPKKAPHKDAAWRIFEWYFGEAPAKARASGGWGIPTLKSLRPLMPAKAEHQKRVLKVQENELKHFSVVAFSPYTTGDSFEALFNQVAPAAMTGEISVDTLAGRLNSVLNEQLKRGKEQVG
- a CDS encoding carbohydrate ABC transporter permease, whose translation is MTVDQMSTVADRPRATASAGRTRSAGRAGATMTARRHRAFYMFVAPWIVGFLLLTIVPMAYALWLSFTTFDGISPNWHYVGLGNYRELMNDSVTWDSLGRAGLFAVVSVPLSIVAGLGLAVLVNRPIRARGLFRTLLYLPAVVPPVGAGIAFKNLFDQNAGATNGVLTFFGFDAIGWLADPYARYVLIMTVLWGAGNIMIISLAGLQDVPRELHEAARIDGASAWRTFRSITVPLLSPVLLFQTVTGVIASVQTIMPMLLAPLATTGGLTTVPQSNYTYMIHVFSQYFALGRYGYASALLWVLFVLILIATGLIFRFTSGVVFYNVDPEAKK
- a CDS encoding carbohydrate ABC transporter permease, coding for MTATSLTPKSPVRVRIRANRLILYTVLVAVTGLFLGPFGWLVLTGLKTPAELASAPVHWVPAHIQWHNFADAFDLIDFLGYARNSLIIAFVYAGLVTLSSAWVGYGFARLSAPGKKTLFGILIGSMMLPQMITLLPTYLIFAKLGMVDTYWPWVLWGLSSAPYLVFLFRQFFAGLPRELEEAAIVDGCGYGTIFWRIFLPQSWPVLSASFVIAFTWTWGDYIAPQLLLSTDRSTLAVAVMTTYVSSAGTPITNLQAAASVMYVVPILLIFLVAQRGFVAGMSTSGLK
- a CDS encoding glycosyl hydrolase family 28 protein, coding for MNTPLSRRTALQAAGVVAAAGLAGSIAGTAQAAAADETGTTGDSVVVHPTLPQVPVNNSFTVKVRPLGGTWQKLGVHLAKLALIDATTGSNRAQNSSWAAFDFSGTVEVEVTYNPGGGETFRIRPDSYGIKPEVLGSTARFTLDRPRNVVVQVDDKIFDCLHLFANPIEQDVPAEGDKKVMYFGPGLHTTADRLLKVPSGTTVYLAAGAVLTSQVIFENVENSRLIGRGVLYNSPNGALFIRKTENVTIDGITILNPRYENVRVAESRNLTIKNLRAFSHQGWGDGIQLYCSENVTIDGCFLRTSDDCVALYTHRWDFYGDTRNITVKNCSLWADVAHPINIGVHGNSENPEMLENLTYENIDILDHREPQVTYQGAIAFMVGDSNLVRDVRFDNIRVEDFRWGQLVHMRVEYNPKYNTSAGRGIENVYIKDLSYNGKNADLSIIAGLDADHAIKDVTFENLSVNGRVIRDSGGKPGWFLASDGVPMFTNEHVTNLKFLTTAEAAAAS
- a CDS encoding alginate lyase family protein; translation: MRDSALPAPSRRGFLGGTAALLLVAGASGLLAPGTARAAAPNTTGARAFAHPGLLHSAADLARMKAAVTAQQAPVYDGYLAFAAHARSKATYTVQNTGQITSWGRGPANFQNQAPADAAAAYQNALMWAVTGNRAHADKARDILDAWSASLTAITGADGPLGAGLQAFKFVNAAELLRHTGYDGWAEADIARCERSFLDVWYPAVSGYMLYANGNWDLTALQTIAAIGVFCERPTLFEDALRFAAAGAGNGSIAHRIVTDAGQGQESGRDQGHEQLAAGLTGDLAQVAWNQGVDLWGHDDHRILANFEYAARYNLGGDVPFTPDLDRTGKYIKTTVSDKVRGTLPPIYEMAYAHYAGVRGLDTPYTEAAVFRGTGGTRLVEGGNDDLPGWGTFTYAGTEAPAPTVPTAPAGVTAVGTGEDITVGWLPSTGASTYSVRRATAPEGPYEEIATGLGTPTYTDRGIRPGRTYHYTVTAANSRGGSGDSVPASASAGLPEPWATRDVGAVRIPGAAVFDGERFVLEASGTADTYRLVHLPLSGDGTVTARIVWPLSSQYSKIGVTVRAGLDADAAHASMLIQGLPLHTWSGVWSVRERAGAAVSGTGSTPVPPSQQDAITVNASFPISSLGTLPESATPLEAPYVEGAGDGYRLRTPYWVRVTRKGRRCTGAISPDGIRWAEVGTTEVELGRTAHAGLVLTSCLGVDEAYAETGTGAFDNVSVTSAYGGEVWAVPKPARAAGDLGAAGGADAVELAWTDPDPSARYKVLRATEADGPYVTVATGIGPVGSGTRIRYADATGTPGTTYHYAVAKTNTSGRGPLSDSASAVMPTPAVPQLTSARTAFANKGVTFKHLLRGSHEPVRFAADGLPDGLRLDKRTGLISGTPTETGEFTVRTGAGNAAGDGTGTLTLTVGTPPPAPWTYGDLGDVVLDERAFGTLGVVAIRAPGSTSCADGTFTVRGAGVDLSVNNQGMTGQFVRRPVTGDCEVTARLVSRTGATADRVGLLMAKSLSPFDQAAGVIVTGGTTGQLMLRPTVAGASAFSGTTTVQLPLLLRLKRTGTAFAAAISTDEGTTWTDLASGQIPGFGDAPYHVGLVVCSRSPLALGTAQFEEVSITPI